The following coding sequences lie in one Syngnathus scovelli strain Florida chromosome 1, RoL_Ssco_1.2, whole genome shotgun sequence genomic window:
- the LOC137840891 gene encoding janus kinase and microtubule-interacting protein 3-like → MLYEALPQRDCPATDGEKASHAGVNDVLTADQREELRSAVDQWKRALMCELRERDACILQERMDLLHSAQQRNKELKEFIEAQKRQIKQLEEKFLFLFLFFSLAFILWP, encoded by the exons atgttgtacgaggcgctaccgcagcgggactgccccgccacggacggcgaaaaagccagccacgctggcgtgaatgacgtgctgacggcggatcagagagaagagcttaggagcgccgtggaccaatggaagcgagccctgatgtgcgagttgagggagcgcgacgcttgcatcctccaagagagaatggatctgctgcacagcgcgcaacag aggaacaaagagctgaaagaattcatcgaagctcagaagagacaaatcaaacaattggaggagaagtttctgtttctctttctattcttctccttggccttcattctgtggccctaa